From Cellulophaga lytica DSM 7489, a single genomic window includes:
- a CDS encoding HD domain-containing protein, whose protein sequence is MIISNKLKIFNDPIYGFIGIPSTLIFNIIAHPYFQRLRRISQTGLTYLVYPGAQHTRFQHALGCMHLMEQAVQILRFKGVKISKKEEEGLLCAILLHDIGHGPFSHAMEHTIVEGVDHEAISLVFMQQLNKEFNGKLDTAIAIFKKEHPKKFLNDLVSSQLDMDRLDYLKRDSFYTGVAEGNINAERLITMLNVVDGDLVVEEKGIYSVEKFLMARRFMYWQVYLHKTGLVAEQLLIKTLKRAKELIHSGNNLPCSSILSFFIKNKITLKDFNADVIEKFSELDDIDIMAAIKEWQHNSDFVLSTLSRMILHRDLLHIKMKKKPISAIKVKKEFNLFKEKHNLTDEETAYFVFSGEIKNTAYIQHVQPIKVLKENGKVTDVSKASDQLNSKTLSKTVTKYYACYPKIE, encoded by the coding sequence TTGATTATATCTAACAAACTTAAAATATTCAATGATCCAATTTACGGATTTATTGGCATACCAAGCACGCTAATTTTTAATATTATTGCGCACCCTTATTTTCAAAGGCTTCGCAGAATATCGCAAACAGGTTTAACGTATTTAGTATATCCTGGTGCACAACATACTAGATTTCAGCACGCACTTGGCTGTATGCATTTAATGGAGCAGGCTGTGCAAATACTCCGCTTTAAAGGTGTAAAAATATCCAAAAAAGAAGAAGAAGGACTCTTATGTGCTATTCTTTTGCATGACATTGGTCATGGTCCCTTTTCTCATGCAATGGAGCATACTATTGTAGAGGGTGTGGATCATGAGGCAATTTCATTGGTCTTTATGCAACAATTAAATAAAGAGTTTAATGGTAAATTAGATACTGCTATAGCTATTTTTAAAAAAGAACACCCAAAAAAGTTTTTAAATGATTTGGTATCTAGTCAGTTAGATATGGATAGGTTAGATTATTTAAAAAGAGACAGTTTTTACACAGGTGTAGCAGAAGGTAATATTAATGCAGAACGCCTAATTACAATGCTTAATGTAGTAGATGGTGATTTAGTGGTAGAAGAAAAAGGAATTTACTCTGTAGAGAAGTTTTTAATGGCCCGTAGGTTTATGTATTGGCAAGTGTATTTACATAAAACAGGCTTGGTAGCAGAGCAATTATTAATAAAAACATTAAAAAGGGCAAAGGAATTAATACATAGCGGTAATAATTTGCCTTGTAGTTCTATTTTATCATTTTTTATAAAAAACAAAATAACGTTAAAAGATTTTAATGCAGATGTTATTGAAAAATTTTCAGAGTTAGATGATATAGATATAATGGCAGCTATAAAAGAATGGCAGCATAATAGTGATTTTGTATTATCTACTTTAAGCAGAATGATATTGCATAGAGATTTGCTACATATTAAAATGAAGAAAAAGCCAATATCTGCAATAAAAGTAAAAAAAGAGTTTAATTTATTTAAAGAAAAACACAATTTAACTGATGAAGAAACAGCATACTTTGTGTTTAGTGGAGAAATAAAAAACACAGCATATATACAGCATGTACAACCTATAAAAGTGCTTAAAGAAAACGGAAAAGTAACAGATGTTTCAAAAGCATCAGACCAGTTAAATAGCAAAACATTATCTAAAACAGTTACTAAATATTATGCTTGTTATCCTAAAATAGAATAG
- a CDS encoding PglZ domain-containing protein — protein MNKITILWVDDEIDLLKPHIIFLEKKNYQVITCQSGREALEELEDTKVDIVFLDENMPGISGLETLSEIKKTHTSLPVVMITKSEEELIMEEAIDSKIADYLIKPVNPNQILLSLKKSLDHSRLISEKTTSNYQQEFRKIAMDLSMVNSYEEWVDLYKKLIHWELQLEEIEDSGMFEILESQKIEANNQFGKFIDKNYPNWFSSDNTPVLSHTLFKNLIKPELKDKSTLLVVIDNLRYDQWLAFESTVNSFYKKKKETPYFSILPTATQYARNAIFSGLTPLEMEKQHPNWWKNDTDEGGKNLHEEDFLGAQLKRLGLDLKWEYHKISSLKQGKQLSQNYKTQKDNNLTVIVYNFVDMLSHAKTEMEVIKELASNDKAYRSLTVSWFKNSPLLEIIQQAQAMGQKLIITTDHGTINVKQPSKVVGDKDTSLNLRYKTGRSLSYDNKDVLSAKNPKDLQLPTINMSSSFIFAKNDLFFAYPNNYNHYVSYYRNTYQHGGVSLEEMIIPFVVLEPR, from the coding sequence ATGAACAAGATAACAATACTTTGGGTAGATGATGAAATAGATTTACTTAAACCACACATAATATTTCTAGAAAAGAAAAATTACCAAGTGATAACTTGCCAAAGTGGCAGAGAAGCTTTGGAAGAACTAGAAGATACTAAAGTGGACATTGTTTTTTTAGATGAAAATATGCCCGGAATTAGTGGTTTAGAGACACTTTCTGAAATTAAAAAAACACACACTTCTTTACCAGTTGTAATGATTACAAAAAGTGAAGAAGAACTAATTATGGAGGAGGCAATTGACTCTAAAATAGCAGATTACCTAATAAAACCTGTTAACCCAAACCAAATATTGCTTAGTTTAAAAAAGAGTTTAGACCACTCTAGATTAATATCAGAAAAAACAACGTCTAATTACCAACAAGAGTTTCGTAAAATTGCTATGGATTTATCTATGGTTAATTCTTATGAAGAGTGGGTAGATTTATATAAAAAACTTATTCATTGGGAGTTACAACTAGAGGAAATAGAAGACTCTGGTATGTTTGAAATTCTTGAATCTCAGAAAATTGAGGCAAATAATCAGTTTGGTAAGTTTATAGATAAAAACTACCCTAATTGGTTTTCTAGTGACAATACTCCTGTTTTATCACATACGCTATTTAAAAACTTAATTAAGCCCGAGCTAAAAGATAAATCTACATTACTTGTTGTTATAGATAACTTAAGGTATGACCAATGGTTGGCTTTTGAGAGTACCGTAAATTCTTTTTACAAAAAGAAAAAAGAAACGCCTTATTTTAGCATTTTACCCACAGCAACTCAATATGCGCGTAATGCTATATTTTCTGGTCTAACACCACTAGAAATGGAAAAACAACACCCAAACTGGTGGAAAAATGATACAGATGAAGGTGGTAAAAATTTACACGAAGAGGATTTTCTTGGTGCACAATTAAAAAGGCTTGGGTTAGATTTAAAATGGGAATACCACAAAATTAGCAGCCTAAAACAAGGCAAACAATTGTCTCAAAACTACAAAACTCAAAAAGACAATAATCTTACTGTAATTGTATACAATTTTGTAGATATGTTATCACATGCAAAAACAGAAATGGAAGTAATAAAAGAGCTTGCAAGCAATGACAAAGCTTACAGATCTTTAACTGTAAGTTGGTTTAAAAATTCTCCTTTGCTAGAAATTATACAGCAAGCGCAAGCTATGGGGCAAAAACTAATAATTACCACAGACCACGGCACAATTAACGTTAAGCAACCATCTAAGGTTGTGGGAGATAAAGACACTAGCCTAAACTTAAGATATAAAACAGGTCGAAGCTTATCATATGACAATAAAGACGTGCTTTCTGCCAAAAACCCTAAAGACTTACAACTACCTACTATTAATATGAGTAGCTCTTTTATTTTTGCTAAAAATGATTTGTTTTTTGCTTATCCAAACAACTACAATCATTATGTAAGTTACTACAGAAATACTTACCAACATGGGGGCGTTTCCTTAGAAGAAATGATTATACCTTTTGTTGTTTTAGAGCCTAGATAA
- the tsaE gene encoding tRNA (adenosine(37)-N6)-threonylcarbamoyltransferase complex ATPase subunit type 1 TsaE: MNTTFSTSEIQNIAKKIIANAPTKTLCFYGEMGAGKTTLIKAIMKELGVIGDTSSPTFGIVNEYHDNKNKTLAYHFDFYRLEDEMEALDIGIEDYFYANKWVFIEWPEKITSFLPEDTTNIKLEVINPTDRRISF, translated from the coding sequence ATGAACACTACATTTTCCACATCTGAAATACAAAATATAGCTAAAAAAATCATTGCTAACGCACCTACTAAAACACTTTGTTTTTATGGTGAAATGGGTGCCGGAAAAACCACTTTAATTAAAGCTATAATGAAAGAACTAGGTGTTATTGGCGATACCTCTAGCCCTACTTTTGGTATTGTAAACGAGTACCACGATAACAAAAACAAAACCTTGGCTTATCATTTTGATTTTTACAGGTTAGAAGATGAAATGGAAGCACTAGACATAGGTATAGAAGATTATTTTTATGCCAATAAATGGGTTTTTATAGAATGGCCAGAAAAAATAACGTCTTTTTTACCTGAAGATACTACTAATATAAAACTAGAAGTAATTAACCCTACAGACCGTAGAATCAGTTTTTAA
- a CDS encoding alanine dehydrogenase: MNQPSSPFSKYQLLPQEEKLEILRKKGELFIGMLKENQYQEKRICLTPDAVNALTCNGHRVLIESGAGEGASFSDLDYTNAGAEVTKDTKKVFSCPLILKVEPPTLSEIQMLNPQTTIISALQIKTQSKKYFEELAKKRITAIAFEYIQDEDGKYPAVRSLSEIAGISSVLIASELMATTNNGNGLMFGNISGVPPVEVVIIGAGTVGEFAARSAIGLGANVKIFDNSITKLRQIQTNLKQTVYTSTLQPKNLLKSLKRCDVAIGAIRGKDRSPIVVTETMVENMKKDAVVIDVSIDMGGCFETSELTTHNKPTITKHGVVHYCVPNIPSRYPKTSSISISNIFTPYLLKIGEDGGMENALRFDKGLRNGLYMYHGILTNKSVGEWYDLQYSDINFLIF, translated from the coding sequence ATGAATCAGCCTTCTTCGCCATTTAGCAAATACCAACTACTACCACAAGAAGAAAAGCTAGAAATCCTTAGAAAAAAGGGAGAATTATTTATTGGGATGCTGAAAGAGAATCAGTATCAAGAAAAAAGAATATGTTTAACTCCAGATGCAGTAAATGCCCTTACCTGTAACGGACATCGTGTTTTAATAGAGTCTGGCGCTGGTGAAGGTGCAAGTTTTTCTGATTTAGATTACACAAACGCAGGTGCAGAAGTAACAAAAGACACTAAAAAGGTGTTTTCTTGTCCGCTTATTTTAAAAGTAGAACCACCTACGCTTTCTGAAATACAAATGCTAAATCCGCAGACAACAATTATATCTGCACTTCAAATTAAAACACAATCTAAAAAATATTTTGAAGAATTAGCAAAAAAACGAATTACAGCAATTGCTTTTGAATATATACAAGATGAAGATGGTAAATACCCCGCTGTACGATCTTTGAGTGAAATAGCAGGAATTTCATCAGTACTAATTGCATCAGAACTAATGGCCACAACCAATAATGGTAATGGATTAATGTTTGGAAATATTAGTGGCGTGCCTCCTGTAGAAGTTGTTATAATTGGCGCTGGCACCGTTGGTGAGTTTGCAGCCAGATCTGCAATTGGACTAGGTGCTAACGTGAAAATTTTTGATAATTCTATCACCAAGTTAAGACAAATACAAACCAACTTAAAACAAACCGTATACACATCTACATTACAACCAAAGAACCTTTTAAAGTCTTTAAAAAGGTGTGATGTAGCCATTGGAGCCATTAGAGGTAAAGACCGCTCTCCTATTGTAGTTACAGAAACTATGGTAGAAAATATGAAAAAAGATGCTGTAGTTATTGATGTTAGTATAGATATGGGTGGCTGTTTTGAAACCTCTGAACTAACCACACACAATAAACCAACTATAACAAAACACGGTGTAGTACACTATTGCGTACCTAACATACCGTCTAGATACCCAAAAACTTCATCAATATCTATAAGTAATATTTTTACACCTTACCTTTTAAAAATTGGTGAAGATGGTGGAATGGAAAATGCATTACGTTTTGATAAAGGCTTACGAAACGGACTATATATGTACCACGGAATTTTAACAAACAAATCTGTAGGAGAATGGTACGACTTACAGTATAGTGATATCAATTTTTTAATTTTTTAA
- a CDS encoding proline dehydrogenase family protein: MEQIFENTATAFALKSDSELERAYFLFKLIANEPLVRIGTAVTNFAIKAHLPVEGLIRATVFDHFCGGVSEVDCLPVIDKMYDKKVSTILDYSVEGKEEENHFDLAYQKILNVLDFVKEKESIPLAVFKPTGFGRFILFEKVGAGIALTEMEQLEWDRIVARFDKVCKKAYDLDVALLVDGEESWMQDAADDLCTLMMRKYNKEKVVVYNTLQMYRWDRLDYLKKLHIEAKEEGFKIGMKVVRGAYMEKENERAEEKGYPTPICASKKDTDDNFDAAVAYMIDHLDDMSIFMGTHNENSCYTLMQLMEKKNIPHSDSRVWFGQLYGMSDHISFNLADKGYNVAKYLPFGPVRDVMPYLIRRAEENTSVAGQTTRELSLLKEERKRRKI; this comes from the coding sequence ATGGAACAAATTTTTGAAAATACAGCAACTGCTTTCGCTTTAAAATCGGATTCTGAATTAGAAAGAGCCTATTTTTTATTCAAGCTTATTGCTAATGAACCGTTAGTACGTATTGGTACTGCGGTTACAAATTTTGCTATTAAAGCACATTTACCTGTAGAGGGCTTAATTAGAGCTACTGTTTTTGACCATTTTTGTGGTGGTGTTAGCGAAGTGGATTGCTTGCCTGTTATAGATAAAATGTACGATAAAAAAGTAAGTACAATTTTAGATTATTCTGTAGAGGGTAAGGAAGAAGAAAATCATTTTGATCTTGCGTATCAAAAAATACTAAATGTATTAGATTTTGTAAAAGAGAAAGAGTCTATACCGCTAGCTGTTTTTAAACCTACTGGTTTTGGAAGATTTATTCTTTTTGAAAAAGTTGGGGCAGGCATTGCTTTAACAGAAATGGAGCAGTTAGAGTGGGATAGAATTGTTGCTAGGTTTGATAAAGTTTGTAAAAAGGCTTACGATTTAGATGTTGCGCTTTTAGTTGATGGTGAAGAAAGTTGGATGCAAGATGCAGCAGATGATTTATGTACTTTAATGATGCGTAAATACAATAAAGAAAAAGTTGTTGTGTATAATACGTTGCAGATGTATCGTTGGGATAGATTAGATTATCTTAAAAAATTACATATAGAGGCTAAAGAAGAAGGTTTTAAAATTGGGATGAAAGTGGTGCGTGGTGCGTATATGGAAAAGGAAAATGAAAGAGCTGAAGAAAAAGGTTATCCTACACCAATTTGTGCCTCTAAAAAGGATACCGATGATAATTTTGATGCTGCTGTGGCCTATATGATTGATCATTTAGATGACATGTCTATTTTTATGGGTACACACAATGAAAACAGCTGTTACACTTTGATGCAGTTAATGGAGAAGAAAAATATTCCTCATTCAGATTCTCGTGTATGGTTTGGGCAATTGTATGGTATGAGTGATCATATCTCTTTTAATTTAGCTGATAAAGGATATAATGTTGCTAAATATTTACCTTTTGGACCAGTTAGAGATGTAATGCCTTACTTAATACGTAGAGCAGAGGAAAATACATCTGTTGCAGGGCAAACAACAAGAGAATTATCTTTATTAAAAGAGGAGCGCAAAAGAAGAAAAATATAA
- the aroB gene encoding 3-dehydroquinate synthase, translating into MQSISAQKYSVHFNQKAYSELNTHLAKANYSKVFILVDENTHQHCLPNFMAQINGDYNFEIIEIEEGEINKTIETCVQVWHVLSELDADRKSVMINLGGGVITDLGGFVASTFKRGIDFINVPTTLLSMVDASVGGKTGVDLGSLKNQVGVINQPQMVLVISSFLQTLEERQLNSGFAEMLKHGLIKDKKYWNELNLVADFTNLDEFIYDSVVIKNNVVTIDPTEQNLRKILNYGHTLGHAIESYFLETEDKETLLHGEAIAVGMVLEAYLSNKLTGLTNEALEAIKSTFTKQYGKVTFTKEDIKNILTYLKFDKKNSHGNINFVLLKSIGECEIDVTVDEDLLHQSFAYYKV; encoded by the coding sequence ATGCAGTCAATTTCAGCTCAAAAATATTCAGTTCATTTTAACCAAAAAGCATACTCAGAACTAAACACTCATTTAGCTAAAGCTAACTACTCTAAGGTGTTTATTTTGGTTGATGAAAACACCCACCAACACTGTTTGCCAAATTTTATGGCGCAAATTAATGGCGATTATAATTTTGAGATAATTGAAATTGAAGAAGGTGAAATTAACAAGACCATAGAAACTTGTGTACAAGTATGGCACGTTTTATCTGAGTTAGACGCAGACCGCAAAAGCGTTATGATAAATCTTGGTGGCGGTGTTATTACTGACTTAGGAGGCTTTGTTGCTTCTACATTTAAAAGAGGAATAGATTTTATTAATGTTCCTACCACCTTATTATCTATGGTTGATGCTTCTGTAGGAGGAAAAACTGGTGTAGATTTAGGCTCTTTAAAAAATCAAGTTGGCGTTATTAACCAACCACAAATGGTATTAGTTATTTCTTCATTTCTGCAAACATTAGAGGAAAGACAATTAAACAGTGGCTTTGCGGAAATGCTAAAACACGGTTTAATAAAGGATAAGAAATATTGGAATGAACTAAATTTAGTAGCTGATTTTACAAATTTAGATGAGTTTATTTACGATTCAGTTGTTATTAAAAACAATGTTGTAACTATAGACCCAACCGAGCAAAATTTACGTAAAATTTTAAATTACGGTCACACACTTGGCCACGCTATTGAGTCTTACTTTTTAGAAACTGAAGACAAAGAAACATTACTACACGGTGAAGCTATTGCTGTAGGTATGGTGCTAGAGGCCTATTTAAGTAACAAACTAACAGGTTTAACTAACGAAGCTTTAGAAGCTATAAAAAGTACTTTTACAAAACAATACGGTAAAGTAACATTTACAAAAGAGGATATTAAAAATATTTTAACCTACTTAAAGTTTGATAAAAAGAACTCTCATGGTAATATTAACTTTGTTTTACTAAAATCTATTGGAGAATGTGAAATTGATGTTACAGTTGATGAAGATTTATTACACCAATCTTTTGCATACTACAAAGTTTAA
- a CDS encoding DinB family protein produces MKATELTLQDYNAYYKGYIDLVGDVSLLAALQNGKKKFKDLIAVIPDSKLDFSYATGKWTVAEVLVHIIDTERIFQYRALRFSRLDATPLPGFEQDDYVPTSNANSRNRKSLLQEFLDVRAATISLFANLTQEQLKFIGTASNSPMSTAAAGFVACGHLEHHSKIILERYL; encoded by the coding sequence ATGAAAGCAACAGAATTAACACTGCAAGATTATAATGCTTATTATAAAGGGTATATAGATTTGGTAGGAGATGTAAGTTTACTTGCCGCTTTGCAAAATGGAAAAAAGAAATTTAAAGACTTAATAGCTGTTATTCCAGATAGTAAGTTGGATTTTTCTTACGCAACCGGAAAGTGGACTGTAGCAGAGGTTTTAGTGCATATTATTGATACAGAACGTATTTTTCAATATAGAGCTTTGAGGTTTTCTAGATTAGATGCTACACCTTTACCTGGTTTTGAGCAAGATGATTATGTACCAACATCTAACGCAAACTCAAGAAACAGAAAAAGTTTGCTGCAAGAATTTTTAGATGTGAGAGCGGCAACAATTTCTTTATTTGCTAACCTAACACAAGAGCAATTAAAATTTATAGGTACAGCAAGTAACTCGCCAATGAGTACTGCTGCTGCAGGCTTTGTTGCGTGTGGTCATTTAGAACATCATTCTAAAATAATTTTAGAAAGATATTTATAA
- a CDS encoding Lrp/AsnC family transcriptional regulator: protein MTKVKLDEIDHQILDMLIDNTRTPFTDIAKKLLISAGTVHVRVKKMEEAGIIQGSSLTLDYVKLGYSFIAYVGIFLEKTHQTKFVLERLIGIPYVTVAHITTGKFNIFCKIRARDTQHAKNIIFKIDDIDGISRTETMISLEESINDKKRLMHTIFNEL, encoded by the coding sequence ATGACTAAAGTTAAGCTAGACGAAATTGATCACCAGATTCTGGATATGTTAATTGACAATACCAGAACTCCGTTTACAGATATCGCAAAAAAATTACTTATATCTGCGGGTACTGTACATGTAAGGGTAAAGAAAATGGAAGAAGCCGGAATTATACAAGGTTCATCTTTAACATTGGACTATGTTAAGTTAGGTTATTCTTTTATTGCTTATGTAGGAATATTTTTAGAAAAAACACATCAAACTAAGTTTGTTTTAGAGCGTTTAATAGGTATACCTTACGTTACTGTAGCGCATATTACAACAGGCAAGTTTAATATTTTTTGTAAAATTAGAGCTAGAGATACTCAACATGCTAAAAATATCATTTTTAAAATAGATGATATTGATGGCATTAGCAGAACAGAAACAATGATTTCTTTAGAAGAAAGTATTAACGATAAAAAACGTTTAATGCATACAATTTTTAATGAATTGTAA